A part of Paroedura picta isolate Pp20150507F chromosome 7, Ppicta_v3.0, whole genome shotgun sequence genomic DNA contains:
- the LOC143842336 gene encoding proteinase-activated receptor 1-like, translating to MCLFLQMLFPVFSISCTLFSTARAKNSSLDPDILLQSAIFTFYDPKIDYKSDINQSKENIVISNDAERYLTSAWLIWFVPSVHILVIILSLPLNFMAILMFVIRLKLKKPAFVYMLNLASADVLFVTTLPFKISYHFSRHNWIFGPQMCRLVIASFYCNMYCSILLMTVISIDRFLALMYPMQALSWRTVRRASVACCVIWLVAIAGVIPLLITEQTKRIPQLNITTCHDVLEESVVLDILRYYFSALSVFFFFVPLIISVSCYVCIIRKLSSSRIIAEKPGRRRRAILLSAAVLCSFIICFGPANILALVQNIFLSSDQRLEVLTFAYMLASSVGTINCCIDPLIYYYASPECQRQVRNLFCWKKRSELEKSNQTRSSNMATLSNSSSHLSQA from the coding sequence ACTCATCGTTAGATCCTGATATACTGCTTCAGTCTGCAATATTCACTTTTTATGACCCCAAGATTGATTATAAGTCTGACATCAATCAGAGCAAAGAGAACATTGTGATCTCAAATGACGCTGAAAGATACCTGACTAGCGCCTGGCTGATCTGGTTTGTTCCTTCAGTCCATATTCTTGTAATTATATTAAGTCTTCCTCTGAACTTCATGGCAATCCTTATGTTTGTCATCAGATTAAAGCTTAAGAAACCGGCCTTTGTGTACATGCTCAACCTGGCTTCTGCTGATGTGCTCTTTGTGACCACGCTACCTTTCAAGATTTCCTACCATTTTTCTAGGCACAACTGGATCTTTGGGCCGCAAATGTGCCGCTTGGTTATCGCCTCCTTCTACTGCAACATGTACTGTTCCATACTGCTGATGACGGTGATAAGCATTGACCGTTTCCTGGCACTGATGTACCCAATGCAGGCTCTGTCCTGGCGCACAGTGAGGCGTGCCTCTGTGGCATGCTGTGTCATCTGGCTTGTAGCCATAGCTGGAGTTATTCCACTGCTTATCACAGAACAAACAAAGAGGATCCCTCAGTTAAATATTACTACTTGCCATGATGTACTAGAAGAATCTGTTGTATTGGATATACTTCGCTATTATTTTTCAGcattatctgttttcttcttttttgtaccATTAATAATTTCTGTTTCCTGTTACGTTTGCATTATAAGAAAACTTAGTTCATCTAGAATTATTGCTGAAAAacctggaaggaggaggagagccatACTCTTGTCTGCAGCTGTCTTGTGTTCTTTTATTATTTGCTTTGGCCCAGCAAATATCTTGGCCTTGGTGCAAAACATATTTCTTTCATCTGATCAAAGGCTTGAGGTTCTCACTTTTGCCTACATGCTCGCTAGCTCTGTGGGTACCATCAACTGCTGCATTGACCCTCTGATCTACTATTATGCGTCTCCCGAGTGTCAAAGACAGGTCAGGAATCTCTTTTGTTGGAAAAAGCGTTCTGAACTTGAAAAAAGCAATCAGACACGAAGTAGTAATATGGCGACCTTATCTAATAGTTCGAGTCATTTATCTCAAGCATAG